From the Halomonas sp. MCCC 1A13316 genome, the window TGGTTTGCTCGAGGGGCTGACCGAGCGTGAGCGCGCCGACCTGCTGACCTACGAGGGCAACGCCCAGGGCTTTCGCATCGTCACCCAGATCGAGTACAACCAGTTCCGCGGCGGCATGCGCCTGACCGCGGCGACCTTGGGTACCCTGCTGAAATATCCCTGGACCGTGGAGCACGGTGGCGGGGCCGGCAAGTTCGGCTGCTACCAGTCGGAGCGATCGCTGCTGGAGGACGTGACGCGCTGCCTGGGGCTGCTGCCGCGCGGCGAGGGGCGCTGGTGCCGACATCCGCTGGCCTGGTTGGTGGAGGCGGCCGACGACATCTGCTATGCGCTGCTGGATCTCGAGGACGGCCTGGAAATGGGCATCCTGCGCTTCGAGGAGGTCGCCGACGTACTGTTGCAGATCGCCGGCGATGCGCCTTCCGATTATTCGCGCATGGCTCGCGATGGCGTCTCGCAGCGGCGCCGTATTGCCGCCCTGCGCGGCGCGGCCATGGAGCGGGCGGTCAACGACGTAGGGGCAGTGTTCGTCGAACACGAGACGGCACTACTCAACGGCACCTTGACCTCCGACCTGCTCGAACTCTGCCATCCCGACCTGGGCTGGGGCGTGGCGGCGGCCAAGCAGCTCGCCCGCGAGCGTATCTTCCAGAACGAGCGCAAGGCCAAGCTGGAAATCGGCGCCTACACCACCCTCGGCATCCTGCTCGAGGCTTTCATCGGCGCCGCCCACGAGCTGCACTACACCGGCCAGGCGAGTTTCAAGCATCAGCGGGTATTGGCTTTGATCGGAGAGAACACGCCGCGCCCCTCCTGGCCGCTATACGACAGCTACCGGCGCATGCTCGACTTCATCGGCGGCATGACCGACCATTACGCGGTGGACCTGGCCCAGGAGATGGGCGGCCGCCTCAGGGGGGACTGAGCCAATGAGGAGCTGGCAGCGTGGGCTCTGGGCCGGGCTGGCACTCTTGCTGCTGGTCTCGGCGGCTCCGGCGGATACGGCCCTGGAGCGGCTGCCTGCCGAGGGCTTCGAGCACTACACCCTGGCCCTGACCTGGCATCCCGGCTTCTGCAGCACACACGACCGGCCGCCGCGGGAGTGTCGCGAGCCGTCACTACAGGCGCAAACCGCACAGGGTTTCGTGCTGCACGGCCTGTGGCCGTCGCTACCGCAGCGCTTCGCCGAGCAGGGTATCGATCGTCGCAGCTGGTGGCGGGAAGGGTGCTTTCTCGAAAGTCCGCGGGCCGATGGCAGCTTCTGTCGTGCCCATCCCCCCTTCGGCTTCGACGAGGCATTGAGGGAACAGCTGGACGACGCCATGCCGGGGCGGGCCAGTTGCCTCGACCGCTACCAGTACGCCAAGCATGCGGCCTGCCTGGGGCTACCCGAAGAGGACTACTTTGCCGCCTCGGTTACGCTGGTGGAGATCGTGAACGAGAGTGCATTCGGCGCCTTCGTGGCGCTCAATCAGGGCGGAGAGGTGCATCGCAACGATCTGATCGCGGCGTTCGAGGCGGCTTTCGGCGAAGGCACCGGACGTGCGCTGCGGCTGGAGTGCCATGGGCGCGGCAACCGTACCCTGACCGAAGTTCGTATCGGTATCGCCGCCGATCGCCTGGCCGACTTCCCGGCACGCGACAGCCTGGTCGCCCAGGACCGGGGGCGCTGCGCCACGCGACTGCATATCGCCGTTTTCGACTAGGTCCTTGGCGAAGCTCTTCGACTGAGCAGCGCCTAGATCGAGGGTTCGTTCAGGGTCGGGTTTTCGTCCAGCTCCGCGGAGCGCTCGATCAGGGCTGCGATCACCTTGTCGTGCAGCG encodes:
- a CDS encoding ribonuclease T2 family protein, translating into MRSWQRGLWAGLALLLLVSAAPADTALERLPAEGFEHYTLALTWHPGFCSTHDRPPRECREPSLQAQTAQGFVLHGLWPSLPQRFAEQGIDRRSWWREGCFLESPRADGSFCRAHPPFGFDEALREQLDDAMPGRASCLDRYQYAKHAACLGLPEEDYFAASVTLVEIVNESAFGAFVALNQGGEVHRNDLIAAFEAAFGEGTGRALRLECHGRGNRTLTEVRIGIAADRLADFPARDSLVAQDRGRCATRLHIAVFD
- a CDS encoding deoxyguanosinetriphosphate triphosphohydrolase: MTQMHWPQLLDPSRLHGKPTSGRDEIGRSPFHKDHDRIVFSGSFRRLGRKTQVHPLTDNDHIHTRLTHSLEVGCVGRSLGMIVGELLRERLPNWITPADLGVIVQAACLGHDIGNPPFGHAGEYAIRDWFKRAERDGSGLLEGLTERERADLLTYEGNAQGFRIVTQIEYNQFRGGMRLTAATLGTLLKYPWTVEHGGGAGKFGCYQSERSLLEDVTRCLGLLPRGEGRWCRHPLAWLVEAADDICYALLDLEDGLEMGILRFEEVADVLLQIAGDAPSDYSRMARDGVSQRRRIAALRGAAMERAVNDVGAVFVEHETALLNGTLTSDLLELCHPDLGWGVAAAKQLARERIFQNERKAKLEIGAYTTLGILLEAFIGAAHELHYTGQASFKHQRVLALIGENTPRPSWPLYDSYRRMLDFIGGMTDHYAVDLAQEMGGRLRGD